Below is a window of Deinococcus multiflagellatus DNA.
GAACAGCTGCCCCAACTGGTCAGCGGTGCAGGCATCCAGAAAAGCAGCGGGGAAGGCGTCAACGAATTCCGCGTCCTGAATGTCCTCGGTACCGGGCAGGGCCAGCACTTCTTTCGGGGCGTTCAGGACACCGGCCACGATCACGGTGGGTTCCTGCTCTTCCTCTTCAAATAGGGGTTTGGCGTCGGGGCGCTGGCGCTCTTTCACCTCCACGATCAGGTTCAGCTCGAAGGCGGCCCGGTCGAACAGGGCGGTCAGGTTGTCATGCGGGTCGCAGAACTTTTCCAGCGTGGCCACCGGCACGAAGTCCTTCATCTTGCTGCCCTTGCTGGTGAACTTCAGGGTGCGGTAGTCACCGTCGCGGGTGTTCACCACCTGCACCTGAAAGGTCACGTCCTTGGTTTCCTGCGCGTTGTGGGCGGCGCGCAGGAATTCCAGCGCGTCGGCGGGCACCTGCACGTCCAACTGGCTCATCAGGTTGTCGCGGGTGTCGAGTTTGGTTTCGGTGCGGTGCGCGCGGACCAGATATTCGTTTTTCATGGCAGACCTCGGGGGGTAAGGTGGGGCCAGCGCCGGCCAGCCCCAGCAGGCGTCAGGCCGTCAGGGCTTGCAGGCGGTCCAGCAGTTCAGCCGCTTTTTCCTCATCGGTGCGCCAGCCGTCAAATTCCGTGCTCAGGGCGTCGGTGTCTTTGCCAGCGGTCTTGGCGGCCGAGTAGGCGCGGCGGATGGCACCACACTGTGCCTCCCAACCCGCCGCCCACGCTTCGGCGCTGGCCAGCAGCACATCGGCCAGGGCCTGATCCGCGCGGTTCAGCACCTCGCTCAGGCTGTCCGTGACGTGTTCCGTGTCGCCCTGATAGTGGTACGCGGTCACGGCCGTGATCAGGCGGGCGCGGCCGGGCTGGTGCGCATACGGGGTGTTGTTCGTGATGGCGAAGTACTTGGTGCGCACGGCCGCCGCGTTGAAGCCGTTGGTCAGTTCCCGGGTCTGCCGCTCGGTGAGGGCCGGCGCTTCGTCCTGATCGGGGGTGATGACCTCGAAGGCGGCGTCGATCTCGTCCCCGTCCGGGGCGGGCAGCATCAGCTCTTCCCCACTCTTCAGCGCCTGGCTGAGCGTGGCCTGGAAGTTGCGGCTGGTCAGCTGCAGGCCCTGCGGGGGCTTCATGGTGAAGGTCCACACCGGGACGTTGCGGCGCTTGCCGTCGGGGCCGCTGACTTCACGGTTCACCAGTTGCAGGTCCAGCGGCACGCCGGAGATGCGGTCACCCGACATCTTCTTGATCAGTTTCCAGGTGTTCAGCAGGTTGTCCAGCGAGTTACGGCTGGTAAAGCGCAGGCGGTAGAAGCCCAGGCCGTCCGGGAACAGCACGCCGGGGCCCATGCTGCCGCCCTGTGGGTCTTTCAGGTCCCAGGCGGCCAGCACGAAATACACGTTCACCGTGACCTTGCAGCGCTTGCGCAGCGCGTCGTATTCGGGTGTGCCGGCGGGGTGCACTTTACGCTCACCCTTATCCGTGATCTCGGTGATGCTGTGCTGGTCCCCGAAGCAGAGCAGCCGAGAAGCGCTGTACTCGGCGAAGCGCATCTGCACCACGCTGTCCCAGTCATTGAAGGGGAAGGCGATGGTCAGCACCTTGCCGCCGCTGGCCGCGAGGGTGGCCGCCAAACCGGAGGCGCGGCCTTCCGGGTCATGCAGGCTGATCGTGCCGTCGCGGTTGATCGTGGGGTTGCTGGCGTTCTTCGCCTTGGCACCGGCGCTGATGGTGGCCAGCGCGTCGACGCGGGGCGTCACTTCACGCACACCGTTCTCGGCGTACACGTCCAGCAGCGTGATGTGCTCTTCGGTGCGGGTGGATTCGATGGCCGTCATGCGCTCAGCTCCTTTTTGGTGCGGGTGACGAGGCGGCACACCTGCAGCAGCGACATGACCGCCACGGTGAGCAGCACCGGGCAGGCCACGCGTTGCCACGCAGGCATCCGGGGACCGAAGTCAGGGGCGAGGGTCAGCAGCAGGCCGTAGGCACTCAGGCCCAGCAGCGTGAGCAGCAGGATGGGCAGCGGCTTCACAGCGCCTTCCCGCAACTGGGGCACACCAGCGTGCCGACGGCGCAGCCTTCCCCGCAGGTCCAGCACTGGCCTGCGCCGGGAGCGGTGGGGAGGTGGCGGCCACTGATGCGGCCCAGGCTGTACAGGAACAGCAGGGCGCCACCACTAACGGTCAGGCCAAGGATCAGGGCTTTCACAGATGGTCCTCGCAGTCGCGGCACAACGCGGCGTTCTCAGGGCGGGGCTGGCCGCACTGGCAGGGGGTGGTGGCCACGGTGGGCGCCGGCCGGGTGGCCGTGCCGCACTCCGGGCACGCGGGCAGTTCGGCGGCGTAGGGCATATGGCAGCCGGGGTTCAGGCACCAGACCGTGGGGCGGTACCCGGCGCGTTGCTCGATCTGTTCAATGCGGGCCTGCTGCTGGGCGCGCACCGCCTCGCGGTAGTGCTGGTAGTCGGGGTGATCCGGGCCCAGTTCCGCCATGGCGCCGGTGAGGCTGCGGCGCAGCGCACCGTTCTCGCGCAGGTCCGCGCGCAGCCACTCGATCTGCTGCAGGTTGCGTTCTGCGTGGCTGGTCATCCCAGCACCCCGGAGAGCGCGGCCAGGACCACGCACGCGGCGATGAGCACCGCCCCGACCAGCGGGCCGGTCAGGCGGGCGGTGCTGTGGACGCCAAAACGGTCGCGGTTCACGCCGCGCCGCCCTGGACGGTGACGGGCTGGAAGGGCACGGCCAGCACGCGGGCGGGTTTCACGGTGGAACGGACTTCCTTCAGATTCCAGCCGTCGCAGGTTTCCCCGTCGATGTCGGGGTGCGCAGCGTTGCAGCCGAAGCCCAGGCGGGTCAGGGGGTGCTTGTACCCACAGTCCTCGCACTGGAGGGCAATCACTCCGGCGGCTTTCAGGTTGGCGATCAGTTGGGCGCGTGTTACTTTGTTCATAGGATTCGCTCCTTTGCCGCGTTGACTTCTCAGGGTCAGGAACGCGGCTTTTTCGTTTCAGCGGCGGGTGTCCGCGCGCTGCCCACGCCCACGCGGGGCGGTCAGGGTGAGGTAGTTGGCGTGCGCTTCCGTGGCCTCGCGCTTGCGGGCGACGACGTAGGCGTCCAGGTCCGCGCGGGTGATGCGGGCCGGGCCACCGGAAAAGACGGTGATGGTGGGCAGCTGGCCCGCCTGAATGAGCTCGTAGACCTTGCTGCGGCTGATGCCGAGCAGCTGGCCCGCCTGCTCAGGCGTCAGCACCAGCAGTTCGGTGGGGGACAGAGCGCGGGCGGGGGTCATGCGGACTGAGCCTCTACATCTACCAGTGTATGTGTAGAACCGGGCAGAATCTTTTCCAGACGCATGAGGTTGATGCCGTTCGGGACGGATTGACCCCATTCCCAGCGGAAGTAGGTGTTCGTTGAGACGCTGAGCTTGCGGGCGATTTCTTCACCAGTGAACGCCTTCCCAGTTTCCGGGTTGACGGTTCGCTCGCGAAGTTCGCGAAGTGTAGAAGGCGTTTCTGGCATGGGTTCATTATTACACATATGTGTGTAACAGGCAAGACCTCTCCCGTCTTGCTTTGCCGCCGTCCTACACGGCTGTTTGTGGACTTGCCACACTTACACAGGTACGGTTAAAGCAACTTGTGTAAGCGTTGACGCGTAACGAAGGAGCATGTGGCAAGTGATGGTTCGTCCCCCTACTACCTCACCAACACCATCCCCGCTCACCTTGAAGCGGCTGGCCCTGCCTGATCGACCCTCTCAAGGTTGGGTCGCGAATCAGATTTCTGACCGTATCGGAGAGGTGATTGGACAGCAGGCAGTGAGTTATTGGGAGAACGGGAAGGTCAACCTGAAGAACGTCCACCCTCGCAAGTTGCGGGCCTACGCTGAAGTTTTACGCATCACGCCGGCTGAGCTGGCTGAAGCTGCTGGTTATGAGTTCGCAGAGCTGTTCCCTGATGAGCCGCCAGCTGCAAACGCTAGGTCAGCCGCTCTCAGTGCGGGCGCCATGGGTTACCGCATTCCCAAACAGCGCCCGGTCATTCCCGATGTGTTGAAAGAAGCCGCTGACCAGTACGGTGACCTGCCCATGTTCCAGGGCATCCGCGAATACCGCTGGCAGCATTTCATGGTCACCACCCCACGCAAGAAAACCCCGCAGGATGTCGAGGGCTGGCTACAGGAATTCCAAGCCCTCAAGGGGATGGGTTATGACCCTGAGGAACCAGAGGAATGATTGACCCAGACGTCTACAACCTCTTCGCCTACCAGAAAGCGAGGCATGACGAGGTTGAAAACGAAACGGACATGGAAAAGCTGCCGGAACGGCTGGGCTGCACCCTCGTTGAAGCGGATCAAAGTCGTCTGGTGGGCACTGAAATCCACGTCAAGCGGAAACAACATCCCCTGAGGCGTCGCAGTGACATTGCCCATGAGCTCAGTCACAAGCTGGCCCGGGAACGCGGGAAGCCTGAGTACCCCACCTATGAGGAAGTTATTCAGCACCGCCATTCCAGCGTGCCCAATATCAGAGCGCACGTGGAAAGCATCATTACGGTCGGTCAGGACGCCCTGCTGATTCCAGATGGAACGGTGCAGGAAGCCATCGAGCTGCACGGCCTGACCGCGCAGATGGTGTGGGTGCTGCACCAGGAACAGAAGGTGCTGCTGCATGAGGCGCTAAGGCGCGTGGTGCACCACAACCAAAACGCCCGCCTCGGCGGGTTTGTTGCTATCAAGGGCAAGATTCGTTACGCCTACTCATTCCGCTGGCACATGCCCTGCTGGATTGGTGACCCCATGCCTGACCCTGACGATGATTTCCAGGGAGAGGGCGTCTCGCTGTTTGAAGTCCCAGGTTATCCCAGCATGACAGTTGGCCTAGTTGTCATCGAAGAATAAGGAGATCAGATGAAAAGAATAGCTTCTGTCCTCTTGCTTTCCCTCTGGTCTTCTGCTTTTGCCCAAACGAAACTGCCATGCTCACAGACAACTTATTTCAAAATCATTGATGGAATTTTCTATGGGAGCATCCTTGATGTGACAGCAGAGGCAT
It encodes the following:
- a CDS encoding helix-turn-helix transcriptional regulator, giving the protein MKRLALPDRPSQGWVANQISDRIGEVIGQQAVSYWENGKVNLKNVHPRKLRAYAEVLRITPAELAEAAGYEFAELFPDEPPAANARSAALSAGAMGYRIPKQRPVIPDVLKEAADQYGDLPMFQGIREYRWQHFMVTTPRKKTPQDVEGWLQEFQALKGMGYDPEEPEE
- a CDS encoding ImmA/IrrE family metallo-endopeptidase, with amino-acid sequence MIDPDVYNLFAYQKARHDEVENETDMEKLPERLGCTLVEADQSRLVGTEIHVKRKQHPLRRRSDIAHELSHKLARERGKPEYPTYEEVIQHRHSSVPNIRAHVESIITVGQDALLIPDGTVQEAIELHGLTAQMVWVLHQEQKVLLHEALRRVVHHNQNARLGGFVAIKGKIRYAYSFRWHMPCWIGDPMPDPDDDFQGEGVSLFEVPGYPSMTVGLVVIEE
- a CDS encoding helix-turn-helix domain-containing protein translates to MPETPSTLRELRERTVNPETGKAFTGEEIARKLSVSTNTYFRWEWGQSVPNGINLMRLEKILPGSTHTLVDVEAQSA
- a CDS encoding helix-turn-helix domain-containing protein; the encoded protein is MTPARALSPTELLVLTPEQAGQLLGISRSKVYELIQAGQLPTITVFSGGPARITRADLDAYVVARKREATEAHANYLTLTAPRGRGQRADTRR
- a CDS encoding recombination directionality factor, whose amino-acid sequence is MTAIESTRTEEHITLLDVYAENGVREVTPRVDALATISAGAKAKNASNPTINRDGTISLHDPEGRASGLAATLAASGGKVLTIAFPFNDWDSVVQMRFAEYSASRLLCFGDQHSITEITDKGERKVHPAGTPEYDALRKRCKVTVNVYFVLAAWDLKDPQGGSMGPGVLFPDGLGFYRLRFTSRNSLDNLLNTWKLIKKMSGDRISGVPLDLQLVNREVSGPDGKRRNVPVWTFTMKPPQGLQLTSRNFQATLSQALKSGEELMLPAPDGDEIDAAFEVITPDQDEAPALTERQTRELTNGFNAAAVRTKYFAITNNTPYAHQPGRARLITAVTAYHYQGDTEHVTDSLSEVLNRADQALADVLLASAEAWAAGWEAQCGAIRRAYSAAKTAGKDTDALSTEFDGWRTDEEKAAELLDRLQALTA